Genomic DNA from Rhizorhabdus dicambivorans:
CGGCGGGCTTCCGCCGCAAGGGCGGCCAAAAGGTTGTCCTGTTCAACCCTACGGACAGAGAAGGCCGCACGGCCCGCTACAACCCACTTAGCTACATCAACAGGGCCGATCCAATTGAGGTCCTGGTCGAATTGCAGAAGATCGCGACGATGCTCTTCGTGCCCCCGGAGAAGGGCGAGGCATTCTGGACGGAATCAGCCCGCACGGCCTTTGTCGGCATAGCATCGTGGATCGCGGCCAAGCCTGAACGTCCCTTCTCGTTTGGCGAGATATACCGGACCATCACGATGCCGGGGATGAAGGCATTCTTCGCCAAGGAAGCTGGCGATAGTGCGCTATCGGAAGGGTGCCGCGCCGCGTTGAGCGATTTTACGTCCAGCGCGGACAACACATTCACCGGCATTATCCAGACCGTCACCTCGAAGCTGAATCTCTGGATCAATCCCATTGTCGATCGCGCGACGGCCGAAAGCGACTTTTCCCTGACGGACCTTCGCCGCATCCCGACCTCGATCTATCTCGGCGTCTCGCCGGATGAACTCGATAGGGTCGCGCCGCTCTACAATCTGTTTTTTCAGCAGCTGATCGACCTCAACACCCGGCAACTACCCGACGATAGCGAAAAGCTGTCCGTGCTGCTCATTCTGGATGAATTTGCGCGGCTCGGCCGCGCCCAGGTTATTGCAAATGCGTTCTCCTATGTGCGCGGCTATGGGCTTCGTCTGCTCCCCGTCATCCAGTCCCGGTCCCAGCTGCGGAATGTCTATGGTGAGCATGGCGCGGACGAAATCGTATCGAACTGCGGGGTCGAAATTGCCTTCACGCCGAAGGAGCTGCGGGTCGCAAAGGAACTGTCGGAACGCCTCGGTTTTCTCGGTCAGGATGCGGAAAGCCGGTCCCTGACGATACACGGATTGCTCGCCAATCGAAGCAAGACGATCTCGGAACAGCGCCGCGCGTTGATGCTCCCGCAAGAGCTGATGCAGCTGCCCGAAGACGATATTCTCGTCATCCGTGGCGGTATCCCCGTCATTCGCGGGAAGAAAATCCGCTATTTCAAGGATTCCGTTTTCCGCTCGCGCCTGACGACTGCCCCGGCAGTGCCAGCGCTGCCCAAGCCGGCCGCGCCGATCGCGCCCGTCGATGATCTGAGCGATGAAGAGTTGGCGGCTTTCAACGACTATTCCGCGCTGGCCGATGACCAGGTGCAGGACATTCCCGAAGACGTTCTCGCCCTCGATCGCGACATGCCGAACCTGACAGTGAAGGACGGCAGCATGGCTTTCGATGAAATCGACTTCGACGACATTATTGGTCCCGACCCGACAAAAGAGGAGTGGGAAGGCCAGCGCCGGGATCTAGTTCTAAGTGAAGGAGAAGAATATGGCCGATGATGACACAAGCCAGCGCGGTGCATCTGAGCCACGCCCTTTCGAAGTTCGCGGCGGACCGGGGAACAGCAAACAGTCGTTCGCTACTCTTCCCGATGCGATGCAGGCTTACGTCAAGGCGGACAATGGCGATCATTCGCTGACGATGCAGAAAGGTGGCAAAACTGCTTGGCTAGCATCCACGGACTGGCAGAACGATGGTTCGACGCCGGTGGGGAAATACTTAAGCCCTGCTATTAAGGAATATCATAGCGCCGTAAAACACGGCGCGCCTGCCGCCGAATTGGAGCAACGCGAGCGCGCCGCGTTAGCTGATATTGAAGCTTGGCCCCGAACGGTGAAGCGTGAAGCCGCACCGGCCGCCGTAACCGACAAATCGCTGAATATTCATGAAGGCGAACGGTCCAGGGCGGAACGGCAAGAGGCGTCAGCGCCCACTCGTTCCGATCCACCGTCAAAGGCGGCGGACCAAAGCAAGAAGGTCAATGACGCCGCCTTGGCGCTACCGGCCCAGCTCGAACGGAAATATCTGCGGGTCGGCGACGACCTGTTCCGTAGTGGACGCGACGACAAGCCCGATATGTCGATCAAAGGCCAGGACGGCATTCGGATCAACAAGGACCATGCGATTGGCGATGCGGTCGCCATTGCGAAGCATAATGGCTGGCAGTCGATCCGTGTTCATGGCAGCGATGATTTCAAGAAGGCGGTCTATCTGGAAGCCGCCCGCGCCGGTGTCGCCGTCAAAGACTTCGAGCCTTCTCCCCAGCTGAAGCTTGAGGGAGAAAGACTGGCGGCGCGTGACAAGGCGCGCGAAGCTCAAGACCCTACGAAAAGAGCGAGCATGGCAAAGCAAGACCCTACCGAGTCTCGCGCAGCGGCCGAACAATTCCGCCGCAACTCCCACCGCGAGAATGCGACCGATCCGCAATTCAAGGCCGCGCAGTCGCACGTCCTGGCGGCCTCAATCGAAGCTAAGACGCGCTTTCCCAAAAAGGAGGATCAGGCGCGCTACATCGAGAACGCGAAGGAAACGGTGGCCAAGCGGATTGAGAACGGCGGACCGATTCCTGCGGCACGCTTCGAGCAACAGCGCCAGAATGAGGCTACCCGCATAGCCCGCGAGGATTTGACGCTTCGCCAGCAGGAGAGAAAGCCGTCCCGCTCGCGCTAAGTGCATGGCACATGCCTTTTGGAAACAGGAAACCGCACGATGAACATTCCCCGGCCTGATCCGGTGCCATCGAGAGGCGTGTCCGATCTCGATCGTCACATTGAAACCTTGCTTCGCGTGATTCATTCCAGAAACCTCGCTTGGTCTGATCTAAGCGAAGTGGGTAAACAGTTGGAACGCCCTCTGACAGATGTTGAGCAATTGCTTACAAATGTGGGCGACGACGCCCATGAAATCACCCTTGCTACCGAGACGATCATAACAGCCCTCAAGCTGCAACGTGATGCGCTCGCAATCCAAAGCTCTCGCCGTAGAACACGCTTCGGCTCGATGCTTCTGCTCATGATCCCCGTGTTCTTCGTAGGTTTGATGATTGGCACATCATACGGGATAGATGAAGGTCGGGCGCGGGAGCGTGAAGCCTTAAAGTATCCGATGCTACCACAGCTGTCCGTAGATCGTGACAGGCTCAAAACTGACGGAAGGTAGAGCGGTGGCAGCTGCCACCGCTTGCGATCTCTTGATGGGCTATGGCCTCATGAGGCACGATGAAGAAATCTGACAGGGCAAAGAAACATACCGTCAAGGTAATCGAGGCGGCTGCACGCGCTCATGAAGCTCTCGACTATTTCAACGGCAACGTCACAAATCCGTTCGATGAGCTAACATGGCCCAGCATTGCCGAAGGTTATCTTCTAGTCGCACAGAAGGCGGTATCAGACGCATTGGTCGCTTTGGAACGTGCAAACAGCGTTGGTTGGACCAAGCACGGCCAATAACTATCGTCCTGGCCCTTCCCGCGAACGATCGCGGTTCCTAGATCGTTCGCTCTGCCGCTTCCGCTCCATCGCGGCTACCGATCGCTCATGAATTGTAGGCGTTCGCCCTGCCCCCACAAATTGCCGCACCTGGTCGGCAAGCTGGCGGTCAGCTGGATCGCTGCTTGTCTCAAGCCGCTTGGCGGCAGCTAGATAGCGGTGTTGCGTCTCATTCCATGCCTGCCGCC
This window encodes:
- a CDS encoding type IV secretory system conjugative DNA transfer family protein, with protein sequence MIQKTGSNRLALALVLLPITLLLIGLLTGTVAWFFLKMPAAAYDPLKLPGFFWYYRHDPVVTEALWRGAVIGVPLPVLLMAIVLRPKKNLHGDARFAREGEIRKAGLRAKKGIVLGRVRNRFLMVGKMEHVLLEAPTGSGKGVGIVIPNLLQWPDSVVVLDIKRENYEITAGFRRKGGQKVVLFNPTDREGRTARYNPLSYINRADPIEVLVELQKIATMLFVPPEKGEAFWTESARTAFVGIASWIAAKPERPFSFGEIYRTITMPGMKAFFAKEAGDSALSEGCRAALSDFTSSADNTFTGIIQTVTSKLNLWINPIVDRATAESDFSLTDLRRIPTSIYLGVSPDELDRVAPLYNLFFQQLIDLNTRQLPDDSEKLSVLLILDEFARLGRAQVIANAFSYVRGYGLRLLPVIQSRSQLRNVYGEHGADEIVSNCGVEIAFTPKELRVAKELSERLGFLGQDAESRSLTIHGLLANRSKTISEQRRALMLPQELMQLPEDDILVIRGGIPVIRGKKIRYFKDSVFRSRLTTAPAVPALPKPAAPIAPVDDLSDEELAAFNDYSALADDQVQDIPEDVLALDRDMPNLTVKDGSMAFDEIDFDDIIGPDPTKEEWEGQRRDLVLSEGEEYGR
- a CDS encoding LPD7 domain-containing protein — encoded protein: MADDDTSQRGASEPRPFEVRGGPGNSKQSFATLPDAMQAYVKADNGDHSLTMQKGGKTAWLASTDWQNDGSTPVGKYLSPAIKEYHSAVKHGAPAAELEQRERAALADIEAWPRTVKREAAPAAVTDKSLNIHEGERSRAERQEASAPTRSDPPSKAADQSKKVNDAALALPAQLERKYLRVGDDLFRSGRDDKPDMSIKGQDGIRINKDHAIGDAVAIAKHNGWQSIRVHGSDDFKKAVYLEAARAGVAVKDFEPSPQLKLEGERLAARDKAREAQDPTKRASMAKQDPTESRAAAEQFRRNSHRENATDPQFKAAQSHVLAASIEAKTRFPKKEDQARYIENAKETVAKRIENGGPIPAARFEQQRQNEATRIAREDLTLRQQERKPSRSR